In Synechococcus sp. PCC 6312, one genomic interval encodes:
- a CDS encoding serine/threonine-protein kinase, translating to MTVTPLALGNSLQGGKYRLDALLSQGGFGVTYRATHTLLHQTMVLKTINPAQHDPQQLAQIGQRFIHEAQRLAKFQHPHIVRVSDCFIEGGLPFIVMDYIPGQTLAALVRNRPLSPDQAIHYIKQVGSALALVHDHGLLHRDVKPDNIMLRQGTDSVVLIDFGIAREYTPGKVETNTGMLSAGYAPVEQYLPKHQWSPATDIYALAATLYALLAAKPPVASVLRDRVPLDSLQKFQRNLSPGLEAAVLAGMALDARDRPQSVAEWLDLLDETESGNGRAGVSAMTTSTVAVLPQTRPIIPATQPELASARKFRSQPSPSRSMWHSPWFWLLGTAIVGSGLGAGLGLWLRQQTSTPGAPPLIQQNESFPPTRPPVTPQPLPLELPPTAAESPNLPLPSPETSPTPPIDGPPAVETPTPTPTADPNGAISPPIEKTPPPSGNETPAPEPPPIVPPDPVPVEPPKPPPGAEPKPEATAPPVNEPKPSGNP from the coding sequence ATGACCGTAACCCCCCTCGCTCTCGGCAACTCCCTCCAAGGTGGCAAATATCGTCTGGATGCCCTCCTGAGCCAAGGTGGATTTGGGGTCACCTATCGGGCTACCCATACGCTCTTACACCAAACGATGGTCTTAAAAACCATTAACCCGGCCCAGCATGATCCCCAACAACTGGCCCAAATAGGGCAGCGATTTATCCACGAAGCTCAACGCCTGGCCAAATTTCAACATCCCCACATTGTCCGGGTCAGCGATTGCTTCATTGAGGGGGGGCTACCCTTTATTGTCATGGACTATATTCCGGGGCAAACTTTGGCAGCCTTAGTCCGGAACCGTCCCCTCAGCCCTGACCAGGCCATTCACTACATTAAACAGGTGGGGTCTGCCTTAGCCCTCGTTCATGATCACGGTCTCCTGCATCGGGATGTAAAGCCAGACAATATTATGCTCCGCCAGGGCACGGACTCGGTGGTGTTGATAGATTTTGGGATTGCCCGAGAATATACCCCTGGCAAGGTAGAAACCAATACGGGAATGCTCTCAGCGGGATACGCTCCGGTAGAACAATATTTACCGAAGCATCAATGGAGTCCGGCTACCGATATATATGCTCTGGCGGCAACCCTCTATGCTTTGTTAGCAGCGAAACCCCCGGTTGCCTCAGTCTTGCGGGATCGAGTCCCTTTGGATAGTTTGCAGAAGTTTCAACGGAATTTGAGTCCTGGCCTGGAGGCGGCGGTCTTAGCAGGAATGGCCTTGGATGCGCGGGATCGGCCCCAATCGGTGGCAGAGTGGCTAGATCTCCTTGATGAAACCGAGTCGGGCAACGGTCGCGCTGGGGTATCGGCCATGACCACCAGTACCGTAGCAGTTCTCCCCCAAACCCGCCCGATTATTCCGGCAACTCAACCTGAATTAGCTTCAGCCCGTAAATTTCGCTCACAGCCGTCCCCCTCTCGGTCAATGTGGCACAGTCCTTGGTTTTGGTTGTTGGGAACCGCAATTGTGGGCAGTGGCCTCGGGGCTGGCCTGGGGTTATGGCTACGTCAGCAAACCAGTACCCCCGGTGCGCCACCCTTAATTCAGCAGAATGAATCCTTCCCGCCAACTCGTCCCCCAGTGACACCGCAACCCCTGCCCCTAGAACTGCCGCCAACTGCCGCAGAGTCACCCAATTTACCCTTGCCCAGCCCCGAAACATCTCCCACACCACCAATAGACGGCCCACCTGCCGTAGAGACTCCCACACCTACCCCTACTGCCGACCCAAATGGAGCCATTTCTCCTCCTATAGAAAAAACTCCGCCCCCCTCAGGTAACGAGACCCCAGCCCCAGAACCGCCTCCGATTGTGCCTCCAGATCCTGTCCCCGTGGAACCGCCAAAACCGCCACCTGGGGCAGAACCTAAACCAGAGGCAACTGCTCCCCCAGTCAATGAGCCAAAACCCTCAGGTAATCCATAA
- a CDS encoding YebC/PmpR family DNA-binding transcriptional regulator, whose translation MAGHSKWANIRRQKARVDAQKGKIFARISQEIIVAARQGLPDPAGNFQLRTAITKAKAAGIPQENIERAIAKGAGTWTGDGGAWETIRYEGYGPGGVAILMEAVTDNRNRTAADIRAALNKFDGNLGETGCVGWMFEQWGMITLPLPANEEQFLEVLLQGEPEEYGPVADEELGQTLVAVKVAPVGLAKLTDLLDAAGYPIESSGLQWMALNTVPITQPDQARQILRLMDALEDLDDMQTVAANFELSMEID comes from the coding sequence ATGGCTGGACATAGTAAGTGGGCCAATATTAGGCGCCAAAAAGCTCGGGTTGATGCTCAAAAAGGCAAGATTTTTGCGCGCATTTCTCAAGAAATTATTGTCGCAGCCCGCCAAGGTTTACCAGATCCGGCTGGGAATTTTCAGTTGCGAACGGCGATTACCAAGGCTAAAGCGGCAGGGATTCCTCAGGAAAATATTGAGCGGGCCATTGCCAAAGGGGCGGGAACATGGACGGGAGACGGCGGGGCCTGGGAGACCATTCGCTATGAGGGCTACGGGCCTGGTGGGGTCGCTATTTTGATGGAAGCAGTGACCGATAATCGCAATCGGACAGCCGCAGATATTCGTGCCGCATTGAACAAGTTTGATGGGAATTTAGGGGAAACGGGTTGTGTGGGGTGGATGTTTGAGCAATGGGGAATGATTACCTTGCCATTGCCAGCCAATGAAGAGCAATTTTTAGAGGTGCTGTTGCAAGGGGAGCCAGAGGAGTATGGGCCAGTTGCCGATGAAGAACTAGGCCAAACATTAGTTGCCGTCAAGGTGGCTCCCGTCGGATTGGCTAAACTAACCGACCTCCTGGACGCAGCGGGCTATCCCATTGAGTCCTCAGGGTTACAGTGGATGGCCTTGAACACTGTCCCAATTACTCAGCCCGACCAGGCCCGGCAAATATTACGACTCATGGATGCCCTTGAGGATTTAGACGATATGCAAACTGTAGCCGCTAATTTTGAGCTATCTATGGAGATAGACTAA